ACCCCTTCCCGTAAAAGGCGATACCGCTAATAGGGTGGCCGTCGACCGAGGTGGTTTCGCTGCCGGTGTTGTTCGCCCGGTTTCCGTCGACGTGACCGTAGAATCCGAAGTTGTACGGGACGGTGCCAGACGCGGTACCCGCCTGCCACGTGTTCGTCCCGGTCAGCGAGTCGAAGTCGCGGGACTTGACGGCGCACGTGTTGGACCCGTCGGCGAGTTTCAGGTTGGCGATCAGGTGGACGTTCGAGCGGAGGACGACCGGGCTGGAGACGGTGACCGTACTGCGCGGTCCGACGACGTAGGCGACGCCCATCGGCGCGACGTCTTCGTGGGCGTTCGTGATGAGAGCGTTTATCGCGGCGGCGTCGGCCGACTCGTCGAACGAGAGGACGGGTTGACCGCTCGCGGCGTCGCCGATGGCGCCCAGCCTGGACCACTTCGTCCCGTCGCCGAGGTACACCGTGCCGGTGTCCGTCGCGAGGAATTTCGCGCCGTCCTTCGGCGCGTAGGTGTCTCTGTTCGCTTCGCTATCCCGAATCTCGACGTCGGTGTCAAGCTTCTCGAAGTTGCGGTTGAGCGGGACGTGCCAGTCGGCCGACCCCTTCTGCGGCGTGTTGTATTCGTGGTTCGTCATCTAATTTCGTGTTCGGATACTCTCTGAGGATTGTTCGGTCGCTTTTTACTGCGTCCTGAGTAGGCGCCGATTCTGAACTACAGTACTTAGTGTTTTTCAATTTGAAGGAGTAGTTTTATATGGTATCGTGGAAGGCCGGTCGGTCCGCCTCGGTACTGTAAGCACAAGAGGTACTAAGACACTCGGCGACACTGAGAGCCGTGACCGCCGAAGCGACGAGCGACGCTCGAGACCGGGTCGTCTCGGTCACCCGCACCCTCGCGATGCTGGGGCCCGTCGTCGGAGCGGGCGCTATCGTCTCGCTCCTCCTGCTCGGGCAGACCGCACTCGCCGTCCTCGGCTCGTACGCCGCCGCCCCGCTCTGTCTCGCCCCCGTCCTCTACAGGTTCGCGAACGACGACTCGCCCGTCGAACTGGTACGACGGATACGGTTCTCCCGGCGCGCGTTCGCCATCGTCCTGTTGTTCGGTCTCAGCGCCGCGCTGTTGATGGCCAAGGCCGAACCCCGACCGCGGGCGTTCTTCGTCACGCTCGCGTTCGTGAACGCGCTCGCCGTGTCGTACTCCGTCGTCCGCTCCCGAGTCCTGCTGCCGCTGCTCGCGCTCACCGCGACGAGCCTGGTCTTCCACCTGTCGACCACGCTCACGAACGCGCTGTTCATCGGCGCCGGGGACACGATCTGGATGTGGGCGGCGGCCGAGCTATCGGCCCGGAGCGGCGAGTTCACGACCCTCGCGGGGTACGACTCGTTTCCGAGTTTCTTCGTGCTCGTGAAGGTGGTGGGAGAGGTCACGTCGCTCTCGCCCAGGACGGCGCTGTTCGTGACGTCTGCGGTCATGTACGTCGCGGTCCTCTGGATACTGACCTGGCTGACGGACAAACTGGACATCGTCGACACCCGGTACACCCTCGTCCCCGCCTACGTCCTGACGCTGACCTACGAGTTCCACTACATCGGACTCTACTCGTTGCCCAGGTCCATCGTCTCCGAACTCTCGTTGCTGCTCGTCGGACTAATCGCCATCGTGGTCGTCCGCCGGGCGGGACTCAACCTCCAGTACAACGTGCTGGCCGGAATCCTCGTCCTTTCGATACCCCTGTACCACAAGGTCGGCTCGTTTCTGGTCGTCCTCGTCCTCGCCCCGTTCCTGGTGTTAGACCGGGTCGTCGGCCGACGCCTCGGCGACGCAGCGGACGGTTCGCGGTACCTGTACAACGCCGCGGCGCTGCTGGTCGTCCTCGTGGGAATCCAACTGTACCTCGTCTTCCAGACGGGCCTCCCCGCGTACTTCGTGGAACTGGTGCAGGCGAACCTCCATCTGGGGAGCCTGTTGGGCGACACGAGCAGCGAGAGCTCCTTCGCCTTCGCGTCGCCGTACGGCCTGCTCTCGACGTTTCTCGGGAGTAGTTTCGTCCTCGCGTTACTGATGACGGGCGCGTTCAAGGTGACCGGCGACCTGCGGCGCAGCGTCGCCGTGGTGACGCTGGGCGGGGTCGTCCTCGCGCCGTTCTACTTCCCCGGGCCGCTCCAGTTCCTCCTGCTCAGAATCGGCGTCCAGCGCGTCGCACAGTACGCCCTCTATCCGGTCGCGCTGGTCGCGGCCATCGGGTTCGTGGGGCTCGTGCGAACCCGTTCGGGCACCCTCGTGGCCGTCGTCTTCGTGGTCGCGGTGCTCGCCGGGACGGTGACGTACTCCAACGACATGTACACGCGCGACAATCCGATCAAGCAGACGGGAACCTACAGCAACTACTTCACGGAGTCCGAACGCCAAGCGGTCGAGTTCGCGCTCCGGCACACCGACCGAGTCACCAGCGACCGACAGACGGTGAGCTACCTCGAGTACACGGATCTCGTCGGCCGGAAGACCGGGCGGTCGTACGGCTCCGAGGTGGTGACGGTCGAGAACGCGAGTTCGTTCTGCGACGTGCCCATGCTGGTCAGGAACGGCGAACTGGAGCAGCGAGGCTACCTGATACTGCCGCTGGCGAGCGACCGGACGTTAACGGACTGGGCGAGCGTCGAGGGCGGGTACGTACGCTACCGGTCGACGACCGCCATCCCGTGCTGGTCGGCCAGCGACACGGTGTACGACTCGGGGTCGGTGACGCTCACCCGACCCCCGGGCGTCGAATCGAACGCCACGGCGGTGACGCGATGAAATCGACTCGTTTCCGGCCGCTGCTGGTCGCCACGGCGTCCAGGATTCCGAGCGACCTGGTCGGCGTGCTGTCGCTCGTGGTCCTCACGAACGTCGTCGTCTTCGTTCCGGAGTCCCCCGGGCGGTTGCTCCCCCTCGTCGTCGGCCTCCCGTTCACGCTGTTCGCGCCGGGATACGCGGTGGTCGCCGCGCTCTTCCCGAGACGCGGCGATGTCCGACTGTCCCGACCGACCCGGCGGACCGACCGGGAGCCTCCGGCCGGTCGCGGCCGGCGCGCGGAGGCCGCCTGCGTCGACCGGGTCGCGCTCTCGGTCGGACTCAGTTTCGCGCTGGTCCCCCTCGTCGTGCTCGCGTCGAAGTACGCGGGGTTCGAGGTCGCGCTCCGCCCGATAGTCGCGTCGCTGAGCGGTTTCACGCTACTCGCGACGGCAGGGGCGACCTATCGCCGGCTGGCGCTCGACCCGGCCGAACGCTTCCGGCTTCCGCTCAGAGCGTGGTTCGAAACGGTCCGAGCGGGGGTACGCACCCCCGACACCGCCGCCGATTTCGCCGCGACGCTCCTGGTGGTCGTCGGCGTCGTCGCGCTCGTTGCCACCGTGAGTTACGTGGGGGCGTTCTCCCCGACCGGCCAGTCGTTCACCGAGTTCTACGTGCTCGACGGGAACGACACCGACGAACTCGCGGCCGACGGGTCCCTCGCCGGCGGGGGCGACGGTGAGCGGCGGACGCTTCGAATCGGCATCGCGAACCACGAGAGGAGTCGAGAGACGTACACCGTCATAGTGCAGCGCCAGCGCGTTTCGGTGACCGACGACGGGGTCGTCCCGCGGACGACGCGAACGCTCGGACGGTACCGGACGACGGTGGAACCGGGAGCGTCCTCGGTGCGCGCCTACGACGTTCCGCAGGCGGAGGTGAACGGGAGCGGTCGCGTGCGGCTCCGACTGTTGTTGTACCGCGGCGCTCCGCCCTCGAAGGTGAGCGGAGAGACGGCGTACCGCGCGCTCACGCTGTGGGCCGCAGACTCGAACGCGAGCGCCGCCGGCCGACCGGCTACGGAGACGGTCGGCGAGTAGTCGAGACGTGCGCCGCGGACGAACGGACGTGTCGTGAACGGCTACGCGTGCCGCAAAACTCCGTGCTGTAGACGAAAGAGTCGTGCCGAAGACGAGGACGTGAGCGCGAGACGGGGACGCCCCGACTACGCGCGACCGCTACTTTCGGGGGCCACCCGCCGTCGCGGCGACGGTTCGCCGGCCAGCATCCGGTAGTACTCGTCGACGGCGGCGTCCTTCGTGAAGTGCTCCTCGAATGCGGCCCGGGCGTTCTCCCCCTGTCGGCTCGCCAGCGCCGGGTTCTCTCGCCACCGGCGAACCGTGTCGACCAGCGCGTCGACGTCGCCCTGCGCGACGTGGTGGCCCGCGTCGAACTTCTCGACGAGTTTCGACTCGTCGTCGTAGGGCTGAGCCACGACGAGCACGGGACGACCCGCGGCCATTGCGGTGTACAGTTTGCTCGAGACGCAGACGCCTTCGAACCCCTCCCGGACGGCGACGACCGACACGTCGCCGGCCGTCAGGCTGTACGGGAGGTCCTCCCAGTCCTGATACGGGAGGAACCGGACCGAGTCGCCCCTGACCCCGTAGCGCTCGGCGAGCGAGACTATCGTCTCCTTGTTGTCGCCCTCGCCGATGATGAGGAACCGAACGTCCTCGTCCTCGAAGCGGGTCGACGCCTCGACCAGCGTCTTGAGGTCGTGGAACTCGCCGATGTTCCCCGAGTAGAGCACCGTGAAGGAGTCCGTGAGGTCGTGCTGCTCGCAGAACCAGTTGTCCTCCTTCGCCATCGGGGTGATGAACTCCTCGTCGGCCCAGTTGTGGATGAGCCGGATCTTGTCGGCGTCGAGGCGGTAGTCGGCGTTGCGCTGGATTCGCTCGGACATGAGCGGTCCGTTCGAGACGATGTGCTTCGCCCGCCGGTAGGACGCGACGGTGAGCCGCGACCAGAGTCGGTCGAGGAGGCCGCCTTCCTTCAGGTAACCCAGTTCGGTCGCCTGGTCGGGGTAGAGGTCGTAAGCGACGTATGTGTACTCCCAGCCCCGTATCCAGCACGCGAGCGAGACGGCGATGGGGAGCAACGGGGTGATGGAGACGAATATCACCTCGCGGTCCTCTGGCGCCTCGTCGAACAGCAGGACGAAGAACGTCCATATCGTGAAGACCGACCAGTTGAACAGCCGCCGCGGGAGCGACGACTGGCGGACCTGCGGCGCGCGGATTCGCTCGATTCGGACACCCTCGTGGAACGACGTCCGGGGCTGTCGTTCGTTGTCGCCGCTGTGGTAGTTTGGTTGGCCCGTGTAGACCGAGATGGCG
This genomic window from Halorussus vallis contains:
- a CDS encoding DUF1616 domain-containing protein produces the protein MKSTRFRPLLVATASRIPSDLVGVLSLVVLTNVVVFVPESPGRLLPLVVGLPFTLFAPGYAVVAALFPRRGDVRLSRPTRRTDREPPAGRGRRAEAACVDRVALSVGLSFALVPLVVLASKYAGFEVALRPIVASLSGFTLLATAGATYRRLALDPAERFRLPLRAWFETVRAGVRTPDTAADFAATLLVVVGVVALVATVSYVGAFSPTGQSFTEFYVLDGNDTDELAADGSLAGGGDGERRTLRIGIANHERSRETYTVIVQRQRVSVTDDGVVPRTTRTLGRYRTTVEPGASSVRAYDVPQAEVNGSGRVRLRLLLYRGAPPSKVSGETAYRALTLWAADSNASAAGRPATETVGE
- a CDS encoding glycosyltransferase family 4 protein, coding for MSDEHTEFVLVTEYFHPDTASTGQLMMDLAVGLRERGLAISVYTGQPNYHSGDNERQPRTSFHEGVRIERIRAPQVRQSSLPRRLFNWSVFTIWTFFVLLFDEAPEDREVIFVSITPLLPIAVSLACWIRGWEYTYVAYDLYPDQATELGYLKEGGLLDRLWSRLTVASYRRAKHIVSNGPLMSERIQRNADYRLDADKIRLIHNWADEEFITPMAKEDNWFCEQHDLTDSFTVLYSGNIGEFHDLKTLVEASTRFEDEDVRFLIIGEGDNKETIVSLAERYGVRGDSVRFLPYQDWEDLPYSLTAGDVSVVAVREGFEGVCVSSKLYTAMAAGRPVLVVAQPYDDESKLVEKFDAGHHVAQGDVDALVDTVRRWRENPALASRQGENARAAFEEHFTKDAAVDEYYRMLAGEPSPRRRVAPESSGRA